Proteins co-encoded in one Papaver somniferum cultivar HN1 chromosome 5, ASM357369v1, whole genome shotgun sequence genomic window:
- the LOC113281014 gene encoding protein ENHANCED PSEUDOMONAS SUSCEPTIBILTY 1-like isoform X2 yields the protein MSSVGSEVVRILSTFTIKPQCIIEETQKEFNLTPWDLSFLSAQPIQKGLLFAKTPSFSDHEYPLYSMIKIIEQLKNSLSLTLSHFYPLCGRLSTRKQDDPPSYTVLLDCSDSQGAEFIYAIAEKVTELVDGYFVGCSFNHVVGDGTSFWHFFSTWAEICRKKGNVESISPLPPITKRWFSEEEQQEDYTGFNLPFSHHDEFIERTIASPPLSKRIFHFSAQSITQLKSKANSEACTNKISSLQALSALVWRSVTRVLGVHEEQETACRLLVNDRLRLNPPLSINYFGCCAGSVTGITTSRELLGHELGWAAWLLHEAVASRTDDKVRQWLNVWPKNPSFLPVRRVPGQAMVSIGSSPRFDMYGCEFGWGKVIAVRSGSSVNYSGNVWLYPGREGGGSVDLELCLPQETMSALESDEEFTSSL from the exons ATGAGTAGTGTAGGGTCAGAAGTTGTTCGCATTCTCTCAACATTCACGATAAAGCCACAATGCATCATAGAAGAGACACAAAAGGAATTCAATTTAACACCCTGGGATCTTTCTTTTCTCTCTGCACAACCAATACAGAAGGGTCTTCTCTTTGCTAAAACCCCATCTTTCTCTGATCACGAATATCCATTATACTCCATGATCAAAATCATTGAACAACTCAAGAACTCACTATCTCTTACACTCAGTCACTTCTATCCACTCTGTGGTCGCTTATCGACTAGAAAACAAGATGATCCACCTTCATATACAGTTCTCTTAGACTGCAGTGACTCACAAGGAGCTGAGTTCATCTACGCTATTGCGGAAAAG GTAACAGAGCTTGTTGATGGGTATTTCGTTGGTTGTTCTTTTAACCATGTTGTGGGTGATGGCACCTCTTTCTGGCATTTTTTTAGTACATGGGCAGAAATTTGTAGAAAAAAAGGAAACGTGGAGTCCATTTCACCCCTCCCTCCTATTACTAAACGCTGGTTTTCCGAGGAGGAACAACAAGAAGATTACACCGGCTTCAACCTTCCATTTTCTCACCATGATGAGTTTATTGAGCGAACCATTGCATCACCACCACTCAGCAAGAGGATTTTTCATTTCTCAGCTCAATCAATCACTCAGCTCAAAAGTAAAGCGAATAGCGAGGCCTGCACCAATAAGATCTCTTCATTACAAGCCTTGAGTGCGCTAGTCTGGAGGTCAGTGACACGGGTCCTGGGTGTGCATGAAGAGCAAGAAACAGCCTGCAGGTTGCTCGTTAATGATAGGTTAAGATTAAACCCACCTTTGTCCATCAACTACTTTGGTTGTTGTGCAGGGTCAGTGACAGGTATAACCACGTCAAGAGAGCTACTTGGCCACGAGCTTGGATGGGCAGCTTGGTTGTTGCATGAGGCTGTAGCTAGTCGAACTGATGATAAAGTGCGTCAGTGGCTAAATGTTTGGCCAAAGAATCCCTCATTTCTCCCAGTTAGACGTGTCCCTGGTCAGGCGATGGTGTCCATTGGTAGTTCGCCGAGGTTTGATATGTACGGGTGCGAATTTGGTTGGGGAAAGGTAATAGCTGTCCGTAGTGGGTCATCTGTGAATTACAGTGGAAATGTATGGTTGTACCCAGGTCGTGAAGGTGGAGGGAGTGTGGACTTAGAGCTATGTCTTCCGCAGGAAACTATGTCTGCACTTGAGTCTGATGAAGAATTCACAAGCTCACTTTGA
- the LOC113281014 gene encoding uncharacterized acetyltransferase At3g50280-like isoform X1, translating to MSSVGSEVVRILSTFTIKPQCIIEETQKEFNLTPWDLSFLSAQPIQKGLLFAKTPSFSDHEYPLYSMIKIIEQLKNSLSLTLSHFYPLCGRLSTRKQDDPPSYTVLLDCSDSQGAEFIYAIAEKVTVADILNPLNVPPIVRSFFALNGSINHDGHTEPLLAVQVTELVDGYFVGCSFNHVVGDGTSFWHFFSTWAEICRKKGNVESISPLPPITKRWFSEEEQQEDYTGFNLPFSHHDEFIERTIASPPLSKRIFHFSAQSITQLKSKANSEACTNKISSLQALSALVWRSVTRVLGVHEEQETACRLLVNDRLRLNPPLSINYFGCCAGSVTGITTSRELLGHELGWAAWLLHEAVASRTDDKVRQWLNVWPKNPSFLPVRRVPGQAMVSIGSSPRFDMYGCEFGWGKVIAVRSGSSVNYSGNVWLYPGREGGGSVDLELCLPQETMSALESDEEFTSSL from the coding sequence ATGAGTAGTGTAGGGTCAGAAGTTGTTCGCATTCTCTCAACATTCACGATAAAGCCACAATGCATCATAGAAGAGACACAAAAGGAATTCAATTTAACACCCTGGGATCTTTCTTTTCTCTCTGCACAACCAATACAGAAGGGTCTTCTCTTTGCTAAAACCCCATCTTTCTCTGATCACGAATATCCATTATACTCCATGATCAAAATCATTGAACAACTCAAGAACTCACTATCTCTTACACTCAGTCACTTCTATCCACTCTGTGGTCGCTTATCGACTAGAAAACAAGATGATCCACCTTCATATACAGTTCTCTTAGACTGCAGTGACTCACAAGGAGCTGAGTTCATCTACGCTATTGCGGAAAAGGTCACAGTTGCAGATATTCTAAACCCACTCAATGTACCACCAATAGTGAGATCTTTCTTTGCTTTAAATGGATCCATAAACCATGATGGTCACACCGAGCCTTTGCTTGCTGTACAGGTAACAGAGCTTGTTGATGGGTATTTCGTTGGTTGTTCTTTTAACCATGTTGTGGGTGATGGCACCTCTTTCTGGCATTTTTTTAGTACATGGGCAGAAATTTGTAGAAAAAAAGGAAACGTGGAGTCCATTTCACCCCTCCCTCCTATTACTAAACGCTGGTTTTCCGAGGAGGAACAACAAGAAGATTACACCGGCTTCAACCTTCCATTTTCTCACCATGATGAGTTTATTGAGCGAACCATTGCATCACCACCACTCAGCAAGAGGATTTTTCATTTCTCAGCTCAATCAATCACTCAGCTCAAAAGTAAAGCGAATAGCGAGGCCTGCACCAATAAGATCTCTTCATTACAAGCCTTGAGTGCGCTAGTCTGGAGGTCAGTGACACGGGTCCTGGGTGTGCATGAAGAGCAAGAAACAGCCTGCAGGTTGCTCGTTAATGATAGGTTAAGATTAAACCCACCTTTGTCCATCAACTACTTTGGTTGTTGTGCAGGGTCAGTGACAGGTATAACCACGTCAAGAGAGCTACTTGGCCACGAGCTTGGATGGGCAGCTTGGTTGTTGCATGAGGCTGTAGCTAGTCGAACTGATGATAAAGTGCGTCAGTGGCTAAATGTTTGGCCAAAGAATCCCTCATTTCTCCCAGTTAGACGTGTCCCTGGTCAGGCGATGGTGTCCATTGGTAGTTCGCCGAGGTTTGATATGTACGGGTGCGAATTTGGTTGGGGAAAGGTAATAGCTGTCCGTAGTGGGTCATCTGTGAATTACAGTGGAAATGTATGGTTGTACCCAGGTCGTGAAGGTGGAGGGAGTGTGGACTTAGAGCTATGTCTTCCGCAGGAAACTATGTCTGCACTTGAGTCTGATGAAGAATTCACAAGCTCACTTTGA